The Rattus rattus isolate New Zealand chromosome 1, Rrattus_CSIRO_v1, whole genome shotgun sequence genome includes a region encoding these proteins:
- the Matn1 gene encoding cartilage matrix protein isoform X2, with protein sequence MKVTSGPAFALCSLMLLLLQVPGSLGLASQPRGHLCRTRPTDLVFVVDSSRSVRPVEFEKVKVFLSQVIESLDVGPNATRVGLVNYASTVKPEFPLRAHTSKASLLQAVHRIQPLSTGTMTGLALQFAITKALSDAEGGRSRSSDISKVVIVVTDGRPQDSVRDVSERARASGIELFAIGVGRVDKATLRQIASEPQDEHVDYVESYNVIEKLAKKFQEAFCVVSDLCATGDHYCEQVCISSPGSYTCACHEGFTLNSDGKTCNVCRGGGSGSATDLVFLIDGSKSVRPENFELVKKFINQIVDTLDVSDRLAQVGLVQYSSSIRQEFPLGRFHTKKDIKAAVRNMSYMEKGTMTGAALKYLIDNSFTVSSGARPGAQKVGIVFTDGRSQDYINDAARKAKDLGFKMFAVGVGNAVEDELREIASEPVADHYFYTADFKTINQIGKKLQKKICVEEEDPCACESIVRFEAKVEGLLQDLTRKLEAVSKRLAVLENRVI encoded by the exons ATGAAGGTCACCTCTGGTCCAGCCTTTGCACTCTGTAGCCTGATGCTCCTGCTGCTACAGGTCCCTGGTAGCCTCGGTCTTGCCTCCCAGCCCAGAG GCCACCTCTGCCGGACACGACCCACGGACCTGGTCTTCGTTGTTGATAGTTCTCGCAGTGTGAGACCCGTGGAGTTTGAGAAGGTGAAGGTGTTCCTGTCTCAGGTCATTGAGTCACTGGATGTGGGACCCAATGCCACGAGGGTGGGCTTGGTCAACTACGCCAGCACTGTCAAGCCGGAGTTCCCACTTCGGGCCCACACCTCCAAGGCGTCGCTGCTGCAAGCCGTGCATCGCATCCAGCCGCTGTCCACGGGCACCATGACTGGCCTGGCGCTGCAATTCGCCATCACCAAGGCCTTGAGTGACGCCGAGGGGGGGCGCTCCAGATCTTCCGACATCAGCAAG GTTGTCATCGTGGTGACTGATGGGAGGCCTCAGGACAGTGTGCGGGACGTGTCTGAGCGCGCGCGAGCTAGTGGCATCGAGCTGTTCGCCATCGGCGTGGGCCGCGTGGACAAGGCTACGCTGAGACAGATCGCTAGCGAGCCGCAGGATGAGCACGTGGATTACGTGGAGAGCTACAATGTCATCGAGAAGCTGGCCAAGAAGTTCCAAGAGGCCTTTTGCG TGG tgTCAGACCTGTGTGCCACAGGGGACCACTATTGTGAGCAGGTGTGCATCAGCTCTCCAGGCTCCTACACCTGTGCCTGCCATGAGGGCTTCACCCTGAACAGCGACGGAAAGACCTGCAATG TCTGCCGAGGCGGTGGAAGCGGCTCAGCCACTGACCTGGTCTTCCTCATTGACGGATCCAAGAGTGTGCGGCCTGAGAACTTTGAGCTGGTGAAGAAGTTCATCAACCAGATCGTGGATACGCTGGATGTGTCCGACAGGCTGGCCCAGGTCGGGCTGGTACAGTACTCAAGCTCTATACGCCAGGAGTTCCCGCTTGGTCGCTTCCACACCAAGAAGGACATTAAGGCCGCTGTGAGGAACATGTCCTACATGGAGAAGGGCACCATGACAGGTGCTGCCCTGAAGTACCTCATAGACAATTCCTTCACTGTGTCCAGTGGGGCAAGGCCTGGAGCTCAGAAGGTGGGCATCGTCTTCACTGATGGCCGGAGCCAGGACTACATTAATGATGCTGCCAGGAAGGCCAAGGACCTTG GCTTTAAGATGTTTGCCGTGGGTGTGGGCAATGCTGTGGAAGATGAGCTGAGGGAAATTGCCTCGGAGCCAGTGGCCGACCACTACTTTTACACAGCCGACTTCAAGACCATCAACCAGATTGGCAAGAAGTTgcagaaaaaaatctgtgtgg AGGAAGAAGACCCGTGTGCCTGTGAGTCCATAGTGAGGTTTGAGGCCAAGGTGGAGGGTCTGTTGCAGGACCTGACCAGGAAGC TGGAAGCTGTGAGCAAacggctggctgtcctggagaacAGAGTCATCTAA
- the Matn1 gene encoding cartilage matrix protein isoform X1, translated as MKVTSGPAFALCSLMLLLLQVPGSLGLASQPRGHLCRTRPTDLVFVVDSSRSVRPVEFEKVKVFLSQVIESLDVGPNATRVGLVNYASTVKPEFPLRAHTSKASLLQAVHRIQPLSTGTMTGLALQFAITKALSDAEGGRSRSSDISKVVIVVTDGRPQDSVRDVSERARASGIELFAIGVGRVDKATLRQIASEPQDEHVDYVESYNVIEKLAKKFQEAFCVSDLCATGDHYCEQVCISSPGSYTCACHEGFTLNSDGKTCNVCRGGGSGSATDLVFLIDGSKSVRPENFELVKKFINQIVDTLDVSDRLAQVGLVQYSSSIRQEFPLGRFHTKKDIKAAVRNMSYMEKGTMTGAALKYLIDNSFTVSSGARPGAQKVGIVFTDGRSQDYINDAARKAKDLGFKMFAVGVGNAVEDELREIASEPVADHYFYTADFKTINQIGKKLQKKICVEEEDPCACESIVRFEAKVEGLLQDLTRKLEAVSKRLAVLENRVI; from the exons ATGAAGGTCACCTCTGGTCCAGCCTTTGCACTCTGTAGCCTGATGCTCCTGCTGCTACAGGTCCCTGGTAGCCTCGGTCTTGCCTCCCAGCCCAGAG GCCACCTCTGCCGGACACGACCCACGGACCTGGTCTTCGTTGTTGATAGTTCTCGCAGTGTGAGACCCGTGGAGTTTGAGAAGGTGAAGGTGTTCCTGTCTCAGGTCATTGAGTCACTGGATGTGGGACCCAATGCCACGAGGGTGGGCTTGGTCAACTACGCCAGCACTGTCAAGCCGGAGTTCCCACTTCGGGCCCACACCTCCAAGGCGTCGCTGCTGCAAGCCGTGCATCGCATCCAGCCGCTGTCCACGGGCACCATGACTGGCCTGGCGCTGCAATTCGCCATCACCAAGGCCTTGAGTGACGCCGAGGGGGGGCGCTCCAGATCTTCCGACATCAGCAAG GTTGTCATCGTGGTGACTGATGGGAGGCCTCAGGACAGTGTGCGGGACGTGTCTGAGCGCGCGCGAGCTAGTGGCATCGAGCTGTTCGCCATCGGCGTGGGCCGCGTGGACAAGGCTACGCTGAGACAGATCGCTAGCGAGCCGCAGGATGAGCACGTGGATTACGTGGAGAGCTACAATGTCATCGAGAAGCTGGCCAAGAAGTTCCAAGAGGCCTTTTGCG tgTCAGACCTGTGTGCCACAGGGGACCACTATTGTGAGCAGGTGTGCATCAGCTCTCCAGGCTCCTACACCTGTGCCTGCCATGAGGGCTTCACCCTGAACAGCGACGGAAAGACCTGCAATG TCTGCCGAGGCGGTGGAAGCGGCTCAGCCACTGACCTGGTCTTCCTCATTGACGGATCCAAGAGTGTGCGGCCTGAGAACTTTGAGCTGGTGAAGAAGTTCATCAACCAGATCGTGGATACGCTGGATGTGTCCGACAGGCTGGCCCAGGTCGGGCTGGTACAGTACTCAAGCTCTATACGCCAGGAGTTCCCGCTTGGTCGCTTCCACACCAAGAAGGACATTAAGGCCGCTGTGAGGAACATGTCCTACATGGAGAAGGGCACCATGACAGGTGCTGCCCTGAAGTACCTCATAGACAATTCCTTCACTGTGTCCAGTGGGGCAAGGCCTGGAGCTCAGAAGGTGGGCATCGTCTTCACTGATGGCCGGAGCCAGGACTACATTAATGATGCTGCCAGGAAGGCCAAGGACCTTG GCTTTAAGATGTTTGCCGTGGGTGTGGGCAATGCTGTGGAAGATGAGCTGAGGGAAATTGCCTCGGAGCCAGTGGCCGACCACTACTTTTACACAGCCGACTTCAAGACCATCAACCAGATTGGCAAGAAGTTgcagaaaaaaatctgtgtgg AGGAAGAAGACCCGTGTGCCTGTGAGTCCATAGTGAGGTTTGAGGCCAAGGTGGAGGGTCTGTTGCAGGACCTGACCAGGAAGC TGGAAGCTGTGAGCAAacggctggctgtcctggagaacAGAGTCATCTAA
- the Laptm5 gene encoding lysosomal-associated transmembrane protein 5 isoform X2 gives MSVLLFIEHVVEVARGKVSCRFSKMPYLRLADLLSSFLLIGVLFIISLSLLFGVVKNREKYLIPFLSLQIMDFLLCLLTLLGSYIELPAYLKFARPRPGPSKVPLMTLQLLDFCLSILTLCSSYMEVPTYLNFKSMNHMNYLPSQEGMPRSQFINMMLIFSVAFITVLILKVYMFKCVWTCYRFMKHMNSAVEDSSSKLFLKVALPSYEEALSLPTKTPEGDPAPPPYSEV, from the exons ATGAGCGTCTTGCTGTTCATTGAGCATGTGGTGGAGGTGGCCCGCGGTAAAGTCTCCTGCAGGTTCTCCAAGATGCCATACCTCAGGCTGG CTGACCTgctctccagcttcctgctcATCGGAGTCCTCTTCATTATCAGCCTCAGCCTGCTGTTCGGAGTGGTCAAG AACCGGGAGAAGTACCTGATACCCTTCCTGTCCCTTCAAATCATGGACTTTCTGCTGTGCCTGCTCACGCTGTTGGGCTCCTACATCGAATTACCAGCATACCTGAAGTTTGCCCGGCCCCGGCCC GGTCCTTCTAAGGTACCCTTGATGACACTGCAGCTGCTGGACTTCTGTTTGAGCATCCTGACCCTGTGCAGCTCCTACATGGAAGTGCCCACCTACCTTAACTTCAAGTCCATGAACCACATG AATTACCTGCCGAGTCAGGAGGGCATGCCACGCAGCCAGTTCATCAACATGATGCTCATCTTCTCAGTGGCCTTTATCACCGTGCTCATCCTGAAG GTCTACATGTTCAAGTGTGTTTGGACATGCTACAGATTCATGAAGCACATGAATTCGGCCGTGGAGGACAGCAGTTCCAAGCTGTTCCTAAAG gtGGCTCTGCCGTCCTATGAGGAAGCCTTGTCTCTGCCCACTAAGACTCCAGAGGGGGACCCTGCACCACCCCCATACTCGGAAGTGTGA